The following are encoded together in the Capsicum annuum cultivar UCD-10X-F1 unplaced genomic scaffold, UCD10Xv1.1 ctg64227, whole genome shotgun sequence genome:
- the LOC124893713 gene encoding uncharacterized protein LOC124893713, producing the protein MAKSYSKSKFHNLMKKVEVVDVRVKNYLELARYNKWARSYATVHRGWTLTSNIAESINAALVSARELPIYDFLEEVRLMFGRWNCENRQEALYTRKDIIEKFQAILQQNEAECTRMK; encoded by the coding sequence ATGGCGAAATCATACTCAAAgtctaaatttcataatttaatgaAGAAAGTGGAGGTAGTTGATGTTAGGGTGAAGAATTACTTGGAGTTGGCGAGATACAATAAGTGGGCTAGGTCATATGCAACAGTTCATAGGGGATGGACCTTAACATCAAATATTGCAGAGTCAATTAATGCTGCACtggtatcagctagagaactTCCAATATATGATTTTTTAGAGGAAGTTAGATTGATGTTTGGTAGATGGAACTGTGAAAACAGACAGGAGGCATTGTACACGCGCAAGGATATTATTGAAAAATTTCAAGCAATTCTCCAACAGAATGAAGCAGAGTGTACACGTATGAAG